The region AAGAACTTATATTTAAGTTTGATCCCATTAATGCTTATAGAAGTTAGACTCATAGAGCCCTGAAGCAAGGAGGCAGGATTTTCGGCCCAACCAGCCCATGCCGACCACAATGCCCAACCAGTTATTCTTGATTTCCTGCCCTCTTTCCCGTTTAGCCACGTCTTCCCTGTAACAGGGTGACCGAAACAGTACgcagtgcagtctcaccaaccaCTTCTATAGCTGTGGTATAAAATACCAATACACAGTGGATGAAGAGTTTGTCTACGAGTAGATTTTGAATAAATTATTTCCTAATATATCCATTGATTTGGGTGAGGGAGTTGTGCGAACTGGATAGTGAGTTTTAAATTAGCCATCTGAACATACTGCATCACGATGTGGGACGGAAACTGCCGTGCGGCGGCCAGGGCGGCCCTACAACGGGTggacaaaactgcccaacgcaccACCGGAAcaaacctctccaccatcaaggacacatacacagagaggAGCGGAAAAGGGGCAGTAacttcatgaaggatcccacccacacagctcgtggactgtttgtccctctcccgtcagggaggaggctacgtagtatCCACGCCGGGACCGCCAGtctcaaaacagttactttcccccgGCAGTCAggctgatctacacctccacccagtaaaccaccctccacacccccaaccaccacgaccttatcatttcctgtcagagtcactttatgtataGTCACTCtggtgcctagcgtcactttatgaacATAAGTTCATGTCTTATGTGGTTATATATACTGTAttatgtttttattattgtgttctttatctttatcGGAGCCggagtaaaaattattttgttctcctgtaCACTTGTGTGTAAGAAATAACAGTAAAAAATCTCGTTGGTCTTGTTGGTGtgtacaatgtgtgtgtgtgtgcgtgtgtgtgtgtgtgagagagagatagagagtgtgtgtatgtgttgtgggagagagagagagagtgtgtgtgtttgtatgtgtgtgtctgagagagagagcgagagagagagagtgtatgtgtgtgttacaAGGAGATCTCGCCACCTTTAGGCCGCTTCACCTCCGAGGGGGGAAGCTGGGACCGTCAGTGCGATCTGCAGTCAAGACCTTACCCATAGCGGGGCTTTCACTCTGTTGGATTCCCTCCAGAAGTAACGTGACGATGCCGTCGCCATGGCAGCCAAACAATCTCCAATAGAGAAACTAACCGCGGAGAGTTTGATTGGCACGTGGTGGAGCTGTCAATCAAATTCCCTCAGAACCCCCTCCCATTAAAAAAGAAACGTTTCTGCTCCAAAACACAAAACGAAACACCTGCATTTAGAGATTTCAGCGGCTTTCAGTGAGTACAGAGTCTGAAGCGAGGGGGTTCTGTCAGGATGGGGccagtgggaggaagctgtttaacAACGCAGACATCTATGCTAACTAAAAGATAATTTGGACGAGAAATATACTGGCCCGGGTACTAATTTCAAAACATGCCTGACTTCCACAGAAGCTGTCGGAAGCAAACAGAATTTTAATTCAGTCTCTGCAAAATTAAGAGCATTTCAATTGCACATATCCAAAAACTCTGCCCAGAACTCTGAACGCACTTTCTTAATTAAACTATTGGCAAACTATTTGAGGATCAGTAGCTATTCTGCTGGATGCCGAGTGTTCCGGCTTTAATGCAACATTTTGAGTTTATTCCGTGTTGCTGGACTGGGTCTTAAAAATCGCAcctatttttctctttttctcttacGCGGAGTGAAAATGGTGCCTTTCATACTAACTAGCAATTCATCAGGAGCTGTCCCGTACTGAGCTGCGATTGGCTGTCAGCAGCTCATTTATAGGCCGTCAATCCACATCACATGGATAGGTGTCTATTGACTCCTATCGGCTGGACAAGTTTGGCAGAAGAGTTCGCGGCAGTTTTCGTGATCGCTGTGTCTTTTGGGTTGGTTGGATTTGCCTTGGGGACTGTTGCTTGCTTCCtgtctacttttttttaaaataacacGCTCCCAGCGCGTTTGGCTGAATGTATAGTATGATGGAAACCGAGCTAAAGCCGGCTGTTCCCCAGTCCAACACGGGGACAGTCGGCGGCTCGGCTCCCGGGGCCACGGGCAAGAGCGGCAGCAACAACCCGGACCGGGTAAAAAGACCAATGAACGCCTTCATGGTCTGGTCCCGGGGTCAGCGGCGGAAAATGGCCCAAGAGAACCCCAAAATGCACAACTCGGAGATCAGCAAGCGGCTGGGCGCGGACTGGAAACTTCTATCAGACTCGGAGAAGAGGCCGTTCATCGACGAGGCAAAGCGTCTGAGAGCCCTGCACATGAAGGAACACCCGGATTACAAATACCGGCCCAGGCGCAAAACTAAAACTCTGATGAAAAAAGACAAGTATTCGCTGCCCAGCGGTATTCTCAACCCAGGCTCGGTCCCGGTCAACAGCGGCGTGGGGGTGAGCCAGAGAATGGAGAGCTATGCCCATATGAATGGATGGGCCAACGGGACCTACCCGCTCATGCAAGACCAGCTGGCTTACTCGCAGCACCCGGGCATCAACAGCCCGCAGATTCAGCAGATGCACCGGTACGAGATGGCCAGTCTCCAGTATAGTCCCATGATGTCCAGCGCACAGAGTTATATGAACGCGCCGACCACCTACAGCATGTCCCCAGTGTATGGGCAGCAAAGTACACCGGGAATGGCTCTAAGTTCCATGAGTTCTATGGTGAAGACGGAGCCTACCACGCCTCCGCCGCTAACGTCCCACTCCCGCGGCGCTTGCCTGGGAGACCTACGGGATATGATTAGCATGTATCTCCCTCCCGGAGGAGACGGAGACCCCTCTTCTCAGAACAGCAGACTACACAGTGTCCACCAGCATTATCAGAGCACAGGAGTAAGTGGCACTGTCCCCCTAACCCACATCTAAGGACCAGAATCTTTAATCTCAATGTCGACAAACTTTTAGCCATCGAGCAAAAAAGAGCAAAACGATTTGGCCCCGCTTGCCCGTCGGACTGAATTTGTTGTGTGTGAGCGAGTGATTTCTGGAGATTATCTCCGCGACGTATAACTTCgtttaaaaaaaatgctgaaaTGTTCCCTTTTCACGCCATTCGGGACAATCATCCTTCCTTTCTGCACGAACGAGACTTCCTTTTAGATGCCAAGGTTTACGTGAAAAGGAGGCCTTTCCGAGACTTTAAATGGCCTCAGATCTGAACTGAGACTTAACAGAGGAAAAAAATTTTTTTGAACGCTCTAATTTGTGTACTTGTAAATAACTGTTCAATAATGTGACACCTGGCTCGATTCGAAAATATACCTTGTAGGGTTTGTGTTTTaacctcttctctctctccttttgttTTTAGCTTTTTAAAAAGACTGCGGGTCACGACGCAAGTTTTAATTTATAGTATCTTTATTCTTGTTTACGCATTTGATGCCTGTGAACATTTTAAACGTCTATATCAGGATCCCCCGAGCCCGCCGTCTCTGGACTTGTGAACTTACATGGGTGGAATGTTCTACCATATCGGTTGAGTAACTATATTGAACAAGCAAATATCTAGTTTACTAATAAGGCCACTTCTGTTTAAACACCGGCTCCTGTTCCTCAAATGTGGACGAATaaatttttacaaaaaaaaaatcacacgaCCCGGATGTTTTGCGTTGCCTGCGCGATGTGGGACTTTCGGTGAGTCTTTACAAGGATTAAATGCTTATATGAATCTGGATGGAACTTTTGAACACATTAAATGTTTCCTGGTTACAATTTAGATACAGTCGAGGGGAGGATCTGTCTCACCAGTTGCTCCCATTTCTCTGGGTAGGCCTTGAAGCATCGGCCAACGGTCCTTTTGAGGTGTGTCTGCGAAAATACCTGTCAAGGTGCACACAATGGGAGAGCTGTTTGCTTTCGATCGAGCGATTCGCACTCCCGTAAATAGCTGATAACGAGCATTAACAATCTCGAAATCGCTTGCaaagtagcaccccccccccacctctccaactccaccaccatcaccaccaccaccaccaccttacCTGCGCTTCGGTAATTCAAACGTTCCAGCCGAAATGCTCAGTAGTTTGGATgtgatatggaagttgtcctggtTAGGCCCCGAGCTGACCGTGTGGAGCGAGAGGCAGTTATAGTTCTTTTCAGTCTCCCGGGGACTGGCTACCCTGGCAACTTTTCAGCCCTCTGACACGAACCTAGCCGCGATAGAGGGGCAAAACAAATCTAACAAGTGTTTGAAGGGTCGGGTTTTCCTTGTGGGTTTCTTGGGAGGAATCTGTGTGTCCTTTTGACTATTCCGCTGGGAGGTATAGCCTATAGTAGGGGAAGTTTTATGAAGAGCGTGCCTTGTAGGTACTATATTTCATATGTACCATGTCTCTAAAACCTGGAGACTAGGTGCCAATGACTTGTCTGCATTTATAGAACATCGAACAGGCTTTTCCGCACAAAATGTTGTaagtaaattagtaatcaaatgactaATTAAACTAACctccatacacaatgtccatatccttccatttccttcacGCCTATCGAAACGTTTCGTAGAACATAGAATCTCAGGCCTTTTTGTTTTGTTCAGGACTAGCTAACCTCGAACTTTTAATTTGATGTCTGCTTACTTATCTGTAACTGCGCTGTAGAATTGAGCGTTGTATTAAACCATTGTAGGGAGAAAATGTAGAAAGAGAAATCGGTTAATTCTTTGAAACGGAACTCTCTCTACAACAGAAATCGCGCGTCCATTTCGGTGTGTAACTAATTTTTTTCAAGATCTGTTCGCCGCAAGTGTGGAAGTCATGTGTCCCTGGTAAGTCGCGCAAAGATCAGGCCTGGCAGCTTGTAACTGATATAAAATTGAAAGCAATCCCCAGACATTAGTATAACACATACTAATTTGGAAAGCGGTGCCAGTTCGCTGTTAGCGAGTTAACGACTTCTGTCATTcctacaaatttaaaaaaaatcaaaagcaaCATTTTTCCCTTCCAGGATGTTTTATTTAAACAGATCAATTCTTCGTTCTTTCACTGTATAGATCACGGGTAGAAACTCTCAGTGCCTTAATATCTGGGCGGTTGTTGGAACTGCAGAATTTTTCTAAAGTCTGTTCCAATACCATCAGCTGCGCTTTATTGACaagattctttttctctctctcttcaggaTAGTTTGGGAATCATTTACTTCGCTACCGCTTTCAAGCCGACTAATTTGTTTCAATTTCTAGCCTCTTGACATCTCCGCTCGGAAGGAGTTTAAATAACTTCTGGAAGTGTGGACAAACTCGGTTCTCCAGCCGTGTGGTCTACAGTTGAGCCATAATTTATTTCTACGACTTTAGAATGGTGTTGCGCTGGCCTGGTCTCCTTTCCCTAATCACACATACAAATATATGAAACCTTAAATATACAAGTAGTGGAGAGAGGTCGGGCGGATAGGATAGTTATTATTAGTTGATTTCTTTTTCATCTTACATTTGAAGTAAAATTAGCTTGCGTATCGGACTTGCAAGTGACAGTGATCTGAGAATGAGTAATCTGAAGATTTAAACACTGATTTAATTGCAATCCTGGCCCCGGTAAAGTCTTTCCAGTGGACAGCGGATAGTAGAAAGTGTTATTTCTTAAACTGCAGACTAGAGAAACGCCAAACCACTACTTGGACTTACGGCGCTTGTAAGTCGCAGTAGCTCGGCTGATTCCCTTGGCCTGAAAATTCGGCGATTTGCATTGTGACACCAATAAAATTGGGCACGGGAGATTTGTCAGAGGACAATAGTAaaatgtttttttgtgtgtgttgcgttggTAAGAGTTATCCTGGGTTTAAAATGTTATCAGTCAATATTGAGTGCATTGACATAGATTTTTGAAACTTCTTAAGTTTATGAAACTTCGCCGTTCTTCGCTGTTATTTAAATCATCGTTAAATATACGCTGTCGACATTCTTAGACCGGTACCAAAACACTCGGTCATCCGTCTCGGCCACTTGTGGCTGtcgaaattaaaaacaaaaaaaacatttaagtttgctggttgacctgctgagtttctccagcattttgtgtgaactttgaatttgcagcatctgcagaacctcgtgtGTTAACTATTTGACATTATTTCCAATCCCTCTATTTGACCGCGGCCGTTAGACCTATTTTAAACAGCCGTTTGGATTAATAAAAACgaattttttaaagaaaatagAACCGATCACTGCCGAGGTCTTTGTACGAAGGGGTAGTTTATATTTAACATTGGAATCTATGAATATAAAAGTTCGGGGGTTCAGCAAGTGGGCGCGCCGGATAATTTTGTTGGGGTTTAAATTACGGATTGCCTTCAGTTTCAGATTTTGAATTGGAGTTGTGGGGGTAACATCTTTTGGGGAAAAATAACTATTGAATTACAACCTAAACACGAGGCATTGTGCGGATATCGCCCCTTATTTGACCGAATTGAAACCCGGAGTGGTGTGATCTTTCGGTCGGAGCTGCAGTAGATATTTTTCGTTTAATTTGTTTTAGACCTCCTCGTCCCGGCTGATAACTGGGTTCATGGTATGGGGGTTTTAATATCTCCTACCTTGGCCCGGAGATTCTTCGCCAAGTATTTAAGCGTCTCCACACAGGGGACGGAGCTCTCCCTGACGTAGCGGACGCTGATCACCCCACTCCCGCCTCCCTCCAGCCCGAATGCCTGCTTCATTCGGGTTTCTAAGGTGAATGCCAACCTGGAATATCAATTAtcgcaacacatacaaaatgctggaggactcagcaggtcaggcagcatccattgagaTGAATCTGGcctagacccttcttcaggaccgaaaAGGAAAGAGAAGTCAAATAATTACTACTTTGAGGAGCAAAACCCGTCCCAAGACGCTTACCTTGGCGTCTTGAACTCTGAACAAATATTTAAGACATCAACCCATCCTACCACACAGGGTGGGGATTGAATTAAACCTCCGCGGCTCCAGAACGTTCGATGTTCCAAAACCCCGTAATGCCACACTGGCTACACTCCAATGGGCAGTGAATGCTTCGGGTTATTTTGGACGCGAAAATTCGCTACTGAAACGAACTTGTTCCCATTCTCGCTACTTTCCTCCACTTAACTACATTTCAGACTTCCTCAAGGGAGGACATGATCCTATAAACAATGAAACCTGTCTTCCTCCTCCCCATATGGACTCTGAACCTTTTACATTAGACAACGCGTTACCCACTTGCGGTTACACATGTTCTCCCGATTACAGCAGCGGTTTGGATGCCCGTGAGCTCGGCGGGCAGCGGCAGGAATCGAACTCCCATTAGGGAATATAATGAGCTgcaaggatctcggcccgaaacctcgactgcttactcttttccacagatgctccctgtcctgtattgtgtgtgtgttgcaagtgCGATGTCCGCCTCCACAGAAAAGCGTGAATATtttctaaaattaaaaaaaaatcttccctaCAATTAATTAGGAATTCTGCGACCCTTAACCGTCcgcagagatagatagagagaaagatagagagacagagagacagagagagagagagagagagagagagagggagacgcaGTGGTCGTTAATGAGAATTTCCGGCAGGAATTAATCCGTAACGATTTTTCGTCCCCCCGTGGCTTTCAGAGGAGAATGATCGAGTAACagatttcacccccccccccacacacacacttcaccATCTCTCTACATTACTGGAGCAGGTGGTCGTGCAACAGTTTGGGCAAAATGCCCCCAAAGTCGGAAACTTGGAACTTTCCGAACTCAGACATTTCAACGAAATGCAGCGATGATTCTACCAATGCGGGCGCTAATCTCAACACAGGACAATGAAATGTTGTCTAGTTAGTTGCACAGACCGAATTTGTCAAAGATACTTGCAAAGGCAGTAATTGAGAAAGATAGGGATTATCAAATATAGGAATTGTCAAAGTTACTTGTCAAAGGCAGGAGTTCATATCACGaatacatgagattctgcagatgttggaaatctagaacacacagagaatactggaggaaatctgctgagttcctcgagcattttatgtgtgttcccaTAGGAAGACGCATCGTCTCCTTTCGTAGTACCATTTCTTCCGAAGCATACACGGTCACTTCCAAAAGTGCAGACAATTAACCGATTTCGGTAGAGCTCGCAGCCGCAAGTTTCGATAAATTACATAGCCGTTGTCTATGGCACCGAGATCTGGAAAACAATTTAATCGCCACAGAACAGCATTAAAGTTGTGTGAAGAGGTGTCATCGTTGTATAACTTTTCAGACTCCGAAAGGCAGCTTAAAAACAATAGcgataaataaaatattttggtGTCTCTGGGTGTGCTCCTACAGAGTTATCCAGCGACAGTGTCTGTCTTTGACTTTTTTTGTGCGTATTTGAATAGCTTGAAGCGAGAGCGATGTTAGTGGAGATGTTCGTTGTAAATGTACCCCCTCCTTTCCTCCCCCATTACAGCAATGGTCCTGAATGACTAGCGGGATGCGgtgacataggagcacaattaggccatttggcccgtcgagtctgctctgcagaaCTCAGATAATTTCATTCCTCTCTAGTTCTCTGCTCCGTTGAAATATCAAATCTCCGTTTCAGTTTGAAGCATTTCTCGCTGGGTAAAACAAGGAAAACGCGCAAGAAGTATTATAATAGTTTTCTTCCCCTTTATCCCAAAGTTTCAGTAAATGCACTGtaatattgtttttattttagttGGATGAACCTTTTAGTTTTTGCCAAAGTTTTAGTTTTTGACCGCGGGAGACAGAAACAAATTAAAACAGTGCACCAGCTTCAGAACTGTGAGTTCTAAGATGAGAAAATTGTCCTTCCTTTTTTGCAATGGAGTTTGAGGACTTTGGCGAAGTCCCTCAGGAGGCTACTTACATGCAAGTTTAAAGGGTGAATTTTGTATCCAGAATGTAGCAGGGCGCTTTTCGCCCTGACAACTGGCGAATGTTTGGCTTTTCCTATTAACTGGTTTCGAAAAGATcctaaaacataggagcagatttagaccattcggcctatcgagtctgcgccatttcttaaccctctcaaccccattcgctTCTCTCCTCCCTGTCACCTTTGTCACCTTGATTAAGACCCCAGTCCTTAGGGAGAGCGAGTTGATAATTGCCGGACGAGCAGGCAGTTCCGTGGGATTTCAGCATTGAAACAGATGTGGAGAGGGAGGAAATTCGGGGAACTCGAACCACTTTGGATATAAAAAGTAAGGAAAGGGTAGGCTGGGTCAAGAGTGGATTTAAACACCGTACGCTGGTGAAAATGTTGGCGCTGGAAAGCATCCAGAGATTCAAATCTCAACTGTCTCTCTCCTCACAAATTATTAAGTTGTTTACACATTAATACTGGAATGTACGCTTATGTCGACTTTTCCCAAGTGAGTTCCAGACCCTTGACTTTTGCTAAAGTCCGGTTATTCATTCGCTCGAGTGAAGCAAACGGAATTCAATCAGCCTGGCGGGAAGCGACGTTTTGTGAACTCGGGCGGCGGAGGGTAGACATTTgattaacaattatttcgttctcctttacacttgtgcactgggaATGACATGAAACAATCCAGACAATCTTGAGTGATCGGCTCCCGGAGATACATACACTATTCCTCCCGTTGCCACGTTAAAATTCAGTGCCATATTATAA is a window of Mobula birostris isolate sMobBir1 chromosome 10, sMobBir1.hap1, whole genome shotgun sequence DNA encoding:
- the sox3 gene encoding transcription factor Sox-3 — its product is MYSMMETELKPAVPQSNTGTVGGSAPGATGKSGSNNPDRVKRPMNAFMVWSRGQRRKMAQENPKMHNSEISKRLGADWKLLSDSEKRPFIDEAKRLRALHMKEHPDYKYRPRRKTKTLMKKDKYSLPSGILNPGSVPVNSGVGVSQRMESYAHMNGWANGTYPLMQDQLAYSQHPGINSPQIQQMHRYEMASLQYSPMMSSAQSYMNAPTTYSMSPVYGQQSTPGMALSSMSSMVKTEPTTPPPLTSHSRGACLGDLRDMISMYLPPGGDGDPSSQNSRLHSVHQHYQSTGVSGTVPLTHI